The nucleotide window ACGAGTTGATCGCCTTCGCCTGCCGGGAAGGCCTGCCCGGCCTGGAAGGCGCGGTTCCTGTAATCAAGGGGCCGATCAGCGCCCAAACCCGATGGGCCAGGGTCCTGTGGGAGCAGGTTTTGCTCCCCGGGATCATAAAGGACAGCCATGGCGACGCCGTCCTCTCCTTTGGCAATATCTGCCCTGTCCGCCTGTCGCTCCCCTCGCTGCTTGTCATGCACGACGCGATTCCCTTTGAGCCCATTCACGGTTTTTCGGCCTTGGAAAAAACGGCCATGCAGACTCTTTTCAGGGCGTCGGCCAGGTCGGCGGACCGGATCGTCACGGTGTCCGAGTTTTCTAAAAAGAGGATTTCCGAACATACCGGGGTGAGCAGAGACAAGGTCAGCATCATTCCCGGCGCCTGCGATCCCGTCTTTTTTCCACAAGAAACAAGCCGCAAAAAAAGCGGCGATTACATCCTGGCCAGCGCCAGCGCCCGGCCCCATAAAAACCTGGATCGGCTGCTGCAAGCCTACAAAATTCTGGTGCAGGATAAAAAAGTGGTAGCGCCGTTGGTTTTGGTCCACACCCAGGGTTCGGGGCAGATTGTCTTGGATAAAGCCCGGCGCCTGGGGTTGGGGAATAAGGTGATCGCGTTGGAAAACACCACGGATGGAGAGCTTGCCGGTCTTTACGGGAACGCGGCGCTGTTTGTATATCCTTCCTTGTACGAGGGATTCGGCCTGCCCATCCTGGAGGCCATGGCAAGCGGGACTCCCGTGATCGCAAGCCGGGCCGGCGCCATCCCTGAGACGGCCGGGAACGCGGCGCTGCTTTTCGATCCTTGCAATCCGAAGG belongs to Desulfatibacillum aliphaticivorans DSM 15576 and includes:
- a CDS encoding glycosyltransferase family 4 protein; translated protein: MLIGINAIFLAPGKGGGMERYLVNMVRAMAQTAKGDELIAFACREGLPGLEGAVPVIKGPISAQTRWARVLWEQVLLPGIIKDSHGDAVLSFGNICPVRLSLPSLLVMHDAIPFEPIHGFSALEKTAMQTLFRASARSADRIVTVSEFSKKRISEHTGVSRDKVSIIPGACDPVFFPQETSRKKSGDYILASASARPHKNLDRLLQAYKILVQDKKVVAPLVLVHTQGSGQIVLDKARRLGLGNKVIALENTTDGELAGLYGNAALFVYPSLYEGFGLPILEAMASGTPVIASRAGAIPETAGNAALLFDPCNPKELAQAMERVLKDPITQKEMIERGKNRAREFSWENSAAAMLALARETAGKRR